A stretch of Lathyrus oleraceus cultivar Zhongwan6 chromosome 6, CAAS_Psat_ZW6_1.0, whole genome shotgun sequence DNA encodes these proteins:
- the LOC127091108 gene encoding uncharacterized protein LOC127091108, translating to MFKSWSKKNKIKAVFKLDFQATQVPKMKKSALMVSLVPDDVGKTTVKLEKTAVQDGTCLWENPIFEPVKLVRDSKSGILHEKIYHFIVSTGSSKSGYLGEASVDFADFLAETEPVTVSLPLKFANSGVVLHVTIQNVEGYAAERNGEDNGAAGLHNEGSLRHQLSYGSTEESYNLDDNENVAKSRSEYSEQNASNGISPKVASWDDPHSFRQNSMPPRGPVDTNATQNQVHKRSNTGWSIGSASDGSLGDWTNSAEENIPRERLQEASGNAAEDLKSEIASLKRQAELSELELQALRKQVEKESSRGQNLSRQINGLRDERDSLKTKYEQLRSQQNFNSVNNETKTSKTLKSDVENTRIQLEALKEELVYEKETSGNLQLQLLKTQNSNSELLLAVTDLEEMLEQKNEEILDLSSKMKSQKIAKERDIDTELDVLRQKVAEQNSEIESCGKQREELSTLLKELTLEYDILENENEDISTRLKQEEAQRIMLKIEHSASLVTIQQLESQVKRLEEKIEMQEDEFSSSLVSIKELENEVKSLEKELRIQADKYKEDLHAMQSAITEQEERAIQAEESLRKTRHNNAVASERLQEEYKSLSIEMACKVEENEKMIAKEVAEADELRNHNKLMEETLQKCNQELRLITDQHESKVEELLKQIISKEKTIEQMSRELEVKTKELEDAQRLRDEKDATFSKKIEMLEIQHNEIKHSLQREQVDKENMKKHVSQLEGELKKKEAELSAMEKKLKNNKGRGAALHMNLISRENEAAKGNVKKSKSEMHKGNDAVNTSISKSEESDAERLSKELLKEVEILKGKNTTMETELKEMEERYSEISLKFAEVEGERQQLVMAVRNLKNGKKI from the exons ATGTTCAAATCATGGAGCAAGAAAAACAAGATCAAAGCTGTGTTCAAATTGGATTTTCAAGCAACCCAG GTTCCGAAGATGAAAAAGTCTGCACTGATGGTATCTTTGGTACCAGATGATGTTGGGAAAACAACGGTGAAATTAGAGAAAACTGCTGTACAAGATGGGACTTGTTTATGGGAGAATCCAATTTTTGAACCGGTTAAACTTGTTAGGGATTCAAAATCAGGGATTCTCCATGAGAAAATCTACCACTTCATTGTTTCAACT GGTTCTTCGAAATCCGGCTATTTGGGAGAAGCTTCTGTTGATTTTGCCGATTTTTTAGCAGAAACTGAGCCAGTTACTGTTTCTCTACCATTGAAATTTGCCAATTCAGGCGTAGTTTTACAT GTAACTATTCAGAATGTTGAAGGATATGCTGCTGAAAG AAATGGGGAAGATAATGGAGCTGCGGGACTTCATAATGAGGGAAGTTTGAGACATCAATTGAGCTATGGCAGTACAGAAGAAAGTTACAATCTTGATGAT AATGAGAACGTGGCCAAGAGTAGATCTGAGTATTCTGAACAGAATGCATCTAATGGCATCAGTCCTAAGGTAGCTTCATGGGATGATCCTCATAGCTTCAGACAGAACTCGATGCCACCTAGAGGACCGGTTGACACCAACGCAACACAAAATCAAGTGCATAAGAGGTCAAATACAGGATGGTCGATTGGTTCAGCATCAGATGGAAGTTTAGGTGACTGGACAAACAGCGCGGAAGAGAATATTCCAAGAGAAAGATTGCAGGAGGCTTCCGGCAATGCCGCTGAAGATCTCAAAAGTGAAATTGCTTCTCTGAAGAGGCAGGCAGAACTATCGGAACTGGAGTTACAAGCGCTTCGGAAGCAGGTAGAAAAAGAAAGCAGTCGGGGGCAGAATTTATCGAGACAAATCAACGGTCTCAGAGACGAGAGAGATTCATTGAAAACTAAATATGAGCAACTCAGGTCCCAACAGAACTTCAATAGTGTTAACAATGAGACCAAAACCTCTAAAACCTTGAAGTCTGATGTTGAAAATACTAGGATTCAGTTAGAGGCATTAAAGGAAGAGCTTGTTTATGAAAAAGAAACGAGTGGAAATCTTCAGTTGCAACTGCTGAAAACACAGAACTCAAATTCTGAACTTCTTTTGGCTGTGACAGACCTTGAAGAAATGCTAGAACAAAAGAACGAGGAAATATTGGATCTATCATCCAAAATGAAATCTCAAAAGATTGCTAAAGAGCGTGATATTGACACAGAATTAGATGTTTTGCGGCAGAAAGTTGCAGAACAGAATAGTGAAATAGAGAGTTGCGGTAAACAACGCGAGGAGCTAAGCACGCTTTTAAAAGAGCTCACATTGGAGTATGATATTCTTGAGAATGAAAATGAGGATATCTCTACAAGATTAAAGCAAGAGGAAGCACAACGCATCATGTTAAAAATTGAGCATTCAGCTTCTTTAGTTACGATACAACAACTTGAATCCCAAGTAAAGAGACTCGAAGAAAAGATAGAGATGCAGGAAGATGAATTTTCATCATCTTTGGTCTCCATCAAGGAACTTGAAAATGAAGTTAAGTCTTTAGAGAAAGAACTGAGAATTCAGGCAGATAAATACAAAGAAGATCTCCATGCCATGCAAAGTGCGATAACCGAGCAGGAAGAACGGGCCATACAAGCAGAAGAATCACTGAGAAAAACGAGACACAATAATGCTGTCGCATCTGAACGTCTTCAGGAGGAATATAAATCACTTTCTATTGAAATGGCATGCAAAGTTGAAGAGAACGAGAAGATGATCGCGAAAGAAGTTGCAGAAGCTGATGAATTGCGGAACCACAACAAGCTTATGGAAGAAACGCTCCAGAAATGCAATCAAGAGCTCAGGCTTATTACAGATCAACATGAATCGAAAGTGGAAGAGCTCTTGAAACAAATAATTTCTAAAGAAAAAACAATAGAACAGATGTCACGAGAGCTAGAAGTAAAGACTAAAGAACTCGAGGATGCACAAAGGCTCAGGGATGAAAAGGATGCTACATTTTCAAAGAAAATTGAAATGCTTGAAATCCAGCATAATGAAATAAAACACAGTTTGCAGAGAGAACAAGTGGACAAAGAAAATATGAAGAAACATGTATCTCAGTTAGAAGGAGAGCTTAAGAAGAAAGAAGCAGAACTAAGTGCTATGGAAAAGAAGCTCAAGAATAACAAAGGACGAGGTGCAGCATTACATATGAATTTGATTTCAAGAGAAAATGAGGCTGCTAAGGGTAATGTTAAGAAGTCAAAATCAGAAATGCATAAG GGAAATGATGCTGTAAACACTTCTATTAGCAAGTCCGAAGAAAG TGATGCTGAACGCCTTTCAAAGGAATTATTGAAAGAAGTGGAAATTCTAAAGGGAAAGAACACAACTATGGAAACTGAACTGAAAGAAATGGAAGAAAGATATTCAGAGATTAGTCTGAAATTTGCAGAGGTAGAGGGAGAAAGACAACAACTTGTTATGGCTGTACGGAATCTCAAGAATGGTAAGAAGATCTAG